One genomic segment of Prosthecobacter fusiformis includes these proteins:
- a CDS encoding biopolymer transporter ExbD, which yields MKRASQRHLPLYMSQVSITALLDLVLVLLLVFVVAVPIFRREKPAGSADVQTVLPTEPKGPATQVELNIQPDESILLDGRKVSGAELLPELKKLLVAQPELGVVVKMPANFAAGPLARLMDEMNRAGVRHTAVEVVDAKKP from the coding sequence ATGAAGCGTGCCTCTCAGCGGCATCTGCCGCTTTACATGAGCCAGGTGAGCATCACCGCCCTACTGGATCTGGTGCTGGTGCTGCTCCTTGTTTTCGTGGTGGCGGTGCCCATTTTTCGGCGTGAAAAACCGGCCGGATCAGCCGACGTCCAGACTGTATTGCCCACGGAACCCAAGGGGCCTGCGACGCAGGTGGAACTGAACATTCAGCCGGATGAAAGCATCCTGCTGGATGGACGAAAAGTAAGCGGGGCGGAACTGCTTCCGGAGTTGAAGAAGCTTCTCGTGGCTCAGCCGGAATTAGGGGTGGTGGTGAAGATGCCTGCGAACTTTGCAGCAGGTCCTCTAGCCCGGCTGATGGATGAAATGAACCGGGCTGGTGTTCGTCATACGGCCGTGGAGGTGGTGGACGCCAAGAAACCCTGA
- a CDS encoding TonB C-terminal domain-containing protein, with protein sequence MPLAPKQPPLEPVAAVFFGVLLLHGLGGALIWGMLPLWQMERPHPEPVGLPQDGRYWFSPADYQMPSLKLEAPSEVTGTTVPPPAASPVPAAAAVPAPVVAKEEPKPTAVKDVPSLLADTPLVHPAGPTVETRATSKVITLSPMHDTRDGLSPNGDTAMTMMDVVKQKKSEAEAKQAAGGADMDPVLKALQAGLNKQWNAPLISEVPVLQRDARLAISIGRDGGILETKMTKSSGSTLLDKSVMAAADELKKISESLPASFPKDRYTVEVNFHIE encoded by the coding sequence ATGCCACTCGCCCCCAAGCAACCGCCCCTGGAACCTGTCGCCGCTGTGTTTTTCGGCGTACTGTTGCTTCATGGACTGGGTGGGGCGCTTATTTGGGGCATGCTGCCATTGTGGCAGATGGAACGACCTCATCCAGAACCTGTGGGGCTGCCACAGGATGGGCGATACTGGTTTTCCCCGGCGGATTATCAAATGCCGAGCTTGAAACTGGAGGCTCCATCGGAGGTGACTGGCACAACAGTTCCTCCACCTGCGGCTTCTCCCGTCCCGGCTGCGGCGGCTGTACCTGCGCCTGTAGTTGCAAAAGAGGAGCCTAAACCGACTGCGGTGAAAGATGTGCCGAGCCTGCTGGCGGATACACCGCTGGTGCATCCGGCTGGCCCGACGGTGGAAACCCGGGCCACGAGTAAAGTGATCACTCTTTCTCCCATGCACGATACCAGAGATGGTCTGAGCCCGAATGGCGATACAGCGATGACGATGATGGACGTGGTGAAGCAGAAAAAATCGGAAGCAGAGGCGAAGCAGGCTGCAGGGGGCGCGGACATGGATCCGGTATTGAAAGCTCTCCAGGCTGGTTTGAACAAGCAATGGAATGCGCCGCTGATCAGCGAAGTGCCGGTGCTGCAACGGGATGCGCGGCTGGCCATCAGCATTGGCCGCGATGGGGGAATCCTGGAGACAAAGATGACCAAATCCTCCGGTTCGACCCTTTTAGATAAGTCCGTCATGGCGGCGGCGGACGAATTAAAAAAGATTTCAGAGTCTCTTCCTGCAAGTTTCCCAAAAGACCGCTACACTGTGGAAGTAAACTTCCACATCGAGTAA